From the genome of Sporomusa sphaeroides DSM 2875:
ACTTACCTTTTCACCAGTATGCGGCATAAAAGTGCATACTTCAAGTTATTTCCTTTTCATTGTAAGATATAGCTATACTTAATGTAAAGGAGCAGAATGCATGAACAAGTGTAAAATTGAAGTTATTAAAACTACATTTGATGAAGAATTAGCGAGAGCCTATGGCTGCAAGGGACTGGGGAAATGTCCAATGCATAAAGTTGGCGATATCTATTATGGCGATTACGCTAAACCGGAAGGGCTATGTGATGAAGCCTGGAAAGCCATGTATCAATATGTATTTGCCCTGGCACATGGGAGTGATATTTTTTATTATGGTGATTGGATCGATAAGCCTGGAGTGGCAATCTGCAGCTGTAATGATGGGCTAAGACCAGTTATTTTCAAGATCACAGCCACAGATCAGGTATCAAACAAAAATTAGCAGCAAACCAATATAAGTAACCATTCTTGATTTTGGACAGTGCTTTTGAGAAAGTAAGGCAAAAATAAAGTTATTGCCTAAAGTGTATTTTTATGTTATTTTTATAGACAATACAGTGAATCGGTAAATATAGGTTACAATTGTATATTGTAGAAGCAGGTGCCCTCCGGGGCTTAATAGGGAAGACCGGTGAAGACGGATGCTTGGCATCCTTCGAGTCCGGCGCGGTCCCGCCGCTGTAACGGTGAGTTTTGTCTCCATGATGCCATTAGGATCAACATCCTGAGAAGGCGAGGCAAAGCGATGAACCGTAGCCAGAAGAACTGCCTGTTTAGCAATCACCGAATATGGATAGCTGCTGTTGTCTATCCATGGAACCCGCGAGCGATGGGGAAGGGGATTTTTGCATATGGCTGCGCCGTATTGAAATTCCTGACGTATTGTCAGGAATTTTTATTTACGGGACAATATGTGGACAAAGTCTTCCGCTTACGCGGAGGACTTTTATATTTATTACGTAAGTGCAATCGGGCTTTATTGGACAGATGGCGCCGATTGCAGAAGGAACAGGAGTGATGGAGTATTCTTAAGCGACAATTGTTGCAGCGGCTTTTTCAAATCGTCATCGTACTTTTTGGTATTAGTTTTTTAAGTTTTCTGCTCATTTATCTGGCGCCCGGAGATCCGGTGCGGGCCATGTTCGCCGTTACCGGCAATATTCCATCAGAAGAAATACTGGAAGATATGCGGGAACAAATGGGGCTGAACCGCCCGTTTCTGGTGCAGTATGGACATTGGCTGATGAACTGCCTGCAAGGAGACTTTGGCACTTCTTATTCTCAGGGCAAGCCGGTGTCCGAGATGCTGGCGGTGCGGGTTCTGCCCACATTGCAGCTGGCGCTTTTGTCCCTGGTGATGATGCTGGTGATGGCGGTACCGGCAGGAGTGCTATCGGCCTTGCATCAAAACCGGTTTTTGGATTATTTTATCCGGGCGGTTACCTTCACCGGCATTTCTTTGCCGAATTTCTGGGCGGGGCTGCTGCTCATTTACTTTGTGGCGCTTAAACTGGAATTGCTGCCGGTTGTTTCCACCGGCATGGGCTTGCAGAAGATGATTCTGCCAGCCTTTACCCTGGCCTTTGCCATGGCAGGGAAATATGCGCGTCAGGTTCGCGCGGCTATATTGGAGGAAATGAGTCAGGACTATGTCTATGGAGCTTTGGCTAGAGGATTATCGGAAACAGTTGTGCTGTGGCGGCACGTTATCCCCAATGCCATGCTGCCGCTCTTAACGCTGCTGGGGCTGTCCCTGGGTTCACTGCTTGGCGGCACAGCGGTTGTTGAAGTCATTTTTTCCTATCCGGCACTGGGCAGCCTGGCCATCAACGCCATTACGTCGATGGACTACCCCTTGATTCAGGGATATGTCTTGTGGATTGCCCTGATTTATATGATCGTTAATTTGGCAGTGGATGTTTCTTACAGTTTTCTGGATCCACGCCTCAGGAAAGGGGTATAACCGGCGATGGCGCGGAGCAGATGTCAATTTTACATATTTCTGGCCTTGGTGTTAGGCATCGTGGCAGTGGCGGTGTTTGCCCCGCAGATTGCTACCCATGATCCGGGACAGGCTGTGTTGACTGCAGCCAACAAACCACCGAGCAGCGAACACTGGTTTGGCACCGATCGTATGGGGCGGGATTTGTTCTCGCGGGTTATTTATGGTACCCGCACCTCGCTGGCTTCGACTTTGGTTTTAGTGGTAAGTATCTTTACCGTAGGCGGTGTGCTTGGGGTTGTGTCCGGCTACATGGGCGGCAAAACCGATACGGTAATCATGCGTATTTCCGATATGATGGTATCCTTTCCCGGCATGGCGCTGGCCATCGCGATGGCAGGCATCATGGGGCCGAGCATCACCAATGCCGTAATCGCTATCACTATGGTTAGCTGGACCAAGTACGCAAGACTGGCCCGCAGCCTGGTGCTAAAGGTCAAGCATCAAGATTATATTTTGGCTGCCATTATGTCTGGTTCCCGCACGCGGTATATCCTTTGGCGATATATGCTGCCTTCGGTTTTACCCACCTTAGCCATTACTGCCGCGACCGATATGGGGGGGAT
Proteins encoded in this window:
- a CDS encoding TIGR04076 family protein, producing MNKCKIEVIKTTFDEELARAYGCKGLGKCPMHKVGDIYYGDYAKPEGLCDEAWKAMYQYVFALAHGSDIFYYGDWIDKPGVAICSCNDGLRPVIFKITATDQVSNKN
- the nikB gene encoding nickel ABC transporter permease is translated as MLKRQLLQRLFQIVIVLFGISFLSFLLIYLAPGDPVRAMFAVTGNIPSEEILEDMREQMGLNRPFLVQYGHWLMNCLQGDFGTSYSQGKPVSEMLAVRVLPTLQLALLSLVMMLVMAVPAGVLSALHQNRFLDYFIRAVTFTGISLPNFWAGLLLIYFVALKLELLPVVSTGMGLQKMILPAFTLAFAMAGKYARQVRAAILEEMSQDYVYGALARGLSETVVLWRHVIPNAMLPLLTLLGLSLGSLLGGTAVVEVIFSYPALGSLAINAITSMDYPLIQGYVLWIALIYMIVNLAVDVSYSFLDPRLRKGV